Proteins encoded within one genomic window of Calonectris borealis chromosome 1, bCalBor7.hap1.2, whole genome shotgun sequence:
- the PROSER2 gene encoding proline and serine-rich protein 2 isoform X3 — MFFEETIDALEDDLEEPVLRDSGIHCQSPRSTEENVSSHSDTEDIIDLVQSTPESSDHEGPPSRDAEPGMLDATWRTESPKPAVPADLSPHPPVPPPSMSEMLPSPPLPPPPVQHPKLLRSIPTPLIMAQKMSEQQMESRVRFPSALKEGNSDRKKTPVANGDYFVAPKHPPAPAPKLHRFPSNINITNVSGKEFNETISKAAVNVQERRAQVLANINGGAFLAAELEEKLQKNDFLSRNRSSSLRDLSSEQTRYEALTKLGLVKGKPAQDQVDHAPSTQQLDLQPKQADAVPNGYQNIHDILKSEPSPFLPMGKTVTIKPEVALAANKVSSTQQNTAKSFNDYKQPSLNLDMRKRSGSLPRPSGFRSQGITVKFSGRGSTEEARREALRKLGLLKETA, encoded by the exons ATGTTCTTTGAGGAAACCATAGATGCCTTAGAAGATGACTTGGAGGAGCCGGTCCTACGTGACAGTGGCATCCACTGTCAGTCTCCAAGGTCAACGGAAGAAAATGTGTCCAGTCATTCAGACACTGAAGATATCATTGACTTAGTACAGTCAACACCCGAGAGTAGCGACCATGAAGGCCCTCCTAGCAGAGATGCAGAACCAGGTA TGTTGGATGCTACCTGGAGAACTGAGAGCCCTAAGCCAGCTGTACCTGCTGACCTTTCCCCACATCCCCCTGTACCACCACCATCGATGTCTGAGatgcttccttctcctcctctaccCCCTCCTCCAGTGCAGCATCCAAAATTGCTTCGCTCCATCCCCACTCCGCTCATCATGGCCCAGAAGATGTCTGAGCAGCAGATGGAGAGCAGGGTGCGCTTCCCCAGTGCCCTCAAGGAAGGGAATTCAGACAGGAAGAAAACCCCAGTAGCCAACGGTGATTATTTTGTGGCTCCGAAGCACCCTCCTGCACCTGCACCCAAACTGCACCGGTTCCCGAGCAACATCAACATAACAAATGTCAGTGGCAAAGAATTCAATGAGACtatttcaaaagcagcagttAACGTCCAGGAGCGGAGAGCTCAGGTGCTGGCCAACATCAATGGAGGAGCTTTTCTGGCAGCTGAActggaggagaagctgcagaaaaatgATTTCTTGTCACGTAACAGAAGTTCTTCCTTAAGGGATCTCTCCTCTGAGCAAACACGATACGAGGCCCTGACAAAACTTGGCCTAGTTAAGGGAAAGCCAGCTCAGGACCAAGTAGACCATGCCCCAAGCACTCAGCAGCTTGATTTGCAGCCCAAACAGGCAGACGCTGTTCCCAACGGATATCAAAACATCCAcgatattttaaaaagtgagccCAGCCCTTTCCTTCCTATGGGCAAAACTGTAACAATCAAACCAGAGGTAGCTCTTGCTGCTAACAAGGTCAGCAGCACACAGCAGAACACAGCAAAAAGTTTTAATGATTATAAACAACCTAGTCTAAACCTGGATATGAGGAAGAGATCAGGTTCGCTGCCTAGACCTTCAGGATTTCGATCCCAAGGGATAACAGTAAAGTTTTCTGGCCGTGGCTCAACAGAAGAAGCTAGGAGAGAGGCACTTCGGAAACTGGGACTACTGAAAGAGACTGCATAA
- the PROSER2 gene encoding proline and serine-rich protein 2 isoform X2 — protein MAFYAASGLISQESVMPRNLLSDSPEMASEISPKHALGSMERDGSVENRGSQARCRNLAVDDESLKYLTHEEQDVLMFFEETIDALEDDLEEPVLRDSGIHCQSPRSTEENVSSHSDTEDIIDLVQSTPESSDHEGPPSRDAEPVLDATWRTESPKPAVPADLSPHPPVPPPSMSEMLPSPPLPPPPVQHPKLLRSIPTPLIMAQKMSEQQMESRVRFPSALKEGNSDRKKTPVANGDYFVAPKHPPAPAPKLHRFPSNINITNVSGKEFNETISKAAVNVQERRAQVLANINGGAFLAAELEEKLQKNDFLSRNRSSSLRDLSSEQTRYEALTKLGLVKGKPAQDQVDHAPSTQQLDLQPKQADAVPNGYQNIHDILKSEPSPFLPMGKTVTIKPEVALAANKVSSTQQNTAKSFNDYKQPSLNLDMRKRSGSLPRPSGFRSQGITVKFSGRGSTEEARREALRKLGLLKETA, from the exons ATGGCATTCTACGCTGCATCGGGATTGATAAGTCAAGAGAGTGTGATGCCTAGAAATCTCCTCTCAGATTCTCCTGAAATGGCATCCGAAATCTCTCCAAAGCACGCACTTGGGAGCATGGAAAGGGATGGCAGTGTGGAAAATCGTGGCAGCCAAGCTAGATGCAGAAATCTTGCCGTG gaTGATGAGAGTCTGAAATACTTAACTCACGAAGAGCAGGATGTTCTCATGTTCTTTGAGGAAACCATAGATGCCTTAGAAGATGACTTGGAGGAGCCGGTCCTACGTGACAGTGGCATCCACTGTCAGTCTCCAAGGTCAACGGAAGAAAATGTGTCCAGTCATTCAGACACTGAAGATATCATTGACTTAGTACAGTCAACACCCGAGAGTAGCGACCATGAAGGCCCTCCTAGCAGAGATGCAGAACCAG TGTTGGATGCTACCTGGAGAACTGAGAGCCCTAAGCCAGCTGTACCTGCTGACCTTTCCCCACATCCCCCTGTACCACCACCATCGATGTCTGAGatgcttccttctcctcctctaccCCCTCCTCCAGTGCAGCATCCAAAATTGCTTCGCTCCATCCCCACTCCGCTCATCATGGCCCAGAAGATGTCTGAGCAGCAGATGGAGAGCAGGGTGCGCTTCCCCAGTGCCCTCAAGGAAGGGAATTCAGACAGGAAGAAAACCCCAGTAGCCAACGGTGATTATTTTGTGGCTCCGAAGCACCCTCCTGCACCTGCACCCAAACTGCACCGGTTCCCGAGCAACATCAACATAACAAATGTCAGTGGCAAAGAATTCAATGAGACtatttcaaaagcagcagttAACGTCCAGGAGCGGAGAGCTCAGGTGCTGGCCAACATCAATGGAGGAGCTTTTCTGGCAGCTGAActggaggagaagctgcagaaaaatgATTTCTTGTCACGTAACAGAAGTTCTTCCTTAAGGGATCTCTCCTCTGAGCAAACACGATACGAGGCCCTGACAAAACTTGGCCTAGTTAAGGGAAAGCCAGCTCAGGACCAAGTAGACCATGCCCCAAGCACTCAGCAGCTTGATTTGCAGCCCAAACAGGCAGACGCTGTTCCCAACGGATATCAAAACATCCAcgatattttaaaaagtgagccCAGCCCTTTCCTTCCTATGGGCAAAACTGTAACAATCAAACCAGAGGTAGCTCTTGCTGCTAACAAGGTCAGCAGCACACAGCAGAACACAGCAAAAAGTTTTAATGATTATAAACAACCTAGTCTAAACCTGGATATGAGGAAGAGATCAGGTTCGCTGCCTAGACCTTCAGGATTTCGATCCCAAGGGATAACAGTAAAGTTTTCTGGCCGTGGCTCAACAGAAGAAGCTAGGAGAGAGGCACTTCGGAAACTGGGACTACTGAAAGAGACTGCATAA
- the PROSER2 gene encoding proline and serine-rich protein 2 isoform X1, with amino-acid sequence MAFYAASGLISQESVMPRNLLSDSPEMASEISPKHALGSMERDGSVENRGSQARCRNLAVDDESLKYLTHEEQDVLMFFEETIDALEDDLEEPVLRDSGIHCQSPRSTEENVSSHSDTEDIIDLVQSTPESSDHEGPPSRDAEPGMLDATWRTESPKPAVPADLSPHPPVPPPSMSEMLPSPPLPPPPVQHPKLLRSIPTPLIMAQKMSEQQMESRVRFPSALKEGNSDRKKTPVANGDYFVAPKHPPAPAPKLHRFPSNINITNVSGKEFNETISKAAVNVQERRAQVLANINGGAFLAAELEEKLQKNDFLSRNRSSSLRDLSSEQTRYEALTKLGLVKGKPAQDQVDHAPSTQQLDLQPKQADAVPNGYQNIHDILKSEPSPFLPMGKTVTIKPEVALAANKVSSTQQNTAKSFNDYKQPSLNLDMRKRSGSLPRPSGFRSQGITVKFSGRGSTEEARREALRKLGLLKETA; translated from the exons ATGGCATTCTACGCTGCATCGGGATTGATAAGTCAAGAGAGTGTGATGCCTAGAAATCTCCTCTCAGATTCTCCTGAAATGGCATCCGAAATCTCTCCAAAGCACGCACTTGGGAGCATGGAAAGGGATGGCAGTGTGGAAAATCGTGGCAGCCAAGCTAGATGCAGAAATCTTGCCGTG gaTGATGAGAGTCTGAAATACTTAACTCACGAAGAGCAGGATGTTCTCATGTTCTTTGAGGAAACCATAGATGCCTTAGAAGATGACTTGGAGGAGCCGGTCCTACGTGACAGTGGCATCCACTGTCAGTCTCCAAGGTCAACGGAAGAAAATGTGTCCAGTCATTCAGACACTGAAGATATCATTGACTTAGTACAGTCAACACCCGAGAGTAGCGACCATGAAGGCCCTCCTAGCAGAGATGCAGAACCAGGTA TGTTGGATGCTACCTGGAGAACTGAGAGCCCTAAGCCAGCTGTACCTGCTGACCTTTCCCCACATCCCCCTGTACCACCACCATCGATGTCTGAGatgcttccttctcctcctctaccCCCTCCTCCAGTGCAGCATCCAAAATTGCTTCGCTCCATCCCCACTCCGCTCATCATGGCCCAGAAGATGTCTGAGCAGCAGATGGAGAGCAGGGTGCGCTTCCCCAGTGCCCTCAAGGAAGGGAATTCAGACAGGAAGAAAACCCCAGTAGCCAACGGTGATTATTTTGTGGCTCCGAAGCACCCTCCTGCACCTGCACCCAAACTGCACCGGTTCCCGAGCAACATCAACATAACAAATGTCAGTGGCAAAGAATTCAATGAGACtatttcaaaagcagcagttAACGTCCAGGAGCGGAGAGCTCAGGTGCTGGCCAACATCAATGGAGGAGCTTTTCTGGCAGCTGAActggaggagaagctgcagaaaaatgATTTCTTGTCACGTAACAGAAGTTCTTCCTTAAGGGATCTCTCCTCTGAGCAAACACGATACGAGGCCCTGACAAAACTTGGCCTAGTTAAGGGAAAGCCAGCTCAGGACCAAGTAGACCATGCCCCAAGCACTCAGCAGCTTGATTTGCAGCCCAAACAGGCAGACGCTGTTCCCAACGGATATCAAAACATCCAcgatattttaaaaagtgagccCAGCCCTTTCCTTCCTATGGGCAAAACTGTAACAATCAAACCAGAGGTAGCTCTTGCTGCTAACAAGGTCAGCAGCACACAGCAGAACACAGCAAAAAGTTTTAATGATTATAAACAACCTAGTCTAAACCTGGATATGAGGAAGAGATCAGGTTCGCTGCCTAGACCTTCAGGATTTCGATCCCAAGGGATAACAGTAAAGTTTTCTGGCCGTGGCTCAACAGAAGAAGCTAGGAGAGAGGCACTTCGGAAACTGGGACTACTGAAAGAGACTGCATAA